One part of the Helicoverpa armigera isolate CAAS_96S chromosome 3, ASM3070526v1, whole genome shotgun sequence genome encodes these proteins:
- the LOC110372939 gene encoding GPI mannosyltransferase 4: protein MFLKSDILKAISFRNPVKLPFSYWVLVVLRFVLTALPQHGYIHPDEFFQNVEVIAGDIFAVDISRTWEFNPKFPIRNIFIPKMILGPPLHFIRLVNPYAKHYLNVDFKTPFYLLVIPRIFICLLSLINDYCLYRICVIYGQNFRNRLKIFASSYVVFVYCCRSFSNTFEMIFFSMLLLIVAECMMKSDKVIHHNEFLKEKYEQATSAVEKVKIFKMSTHLPSHSLNKVIVLSTIVVIGIFNRPTFVGFAFPPIFFWLHRGLGSKVVGFKDFHYRIFMFIMCGVPTALLLILVDSGYYGYITMADIESLKVSWDNWVVTPLNFLRYNSDMRNLTQHGLHPRWLHLAVNVPLLFNVLGILAIVTLSVNTYRFVRGQYSKLPRIQSITGLMLFSLVIPIAALSLFPHQEARFIIPVLVPLIYLFGNHLHTNETDGPRTRRFKTTIRYTWYTLNALLTLFFGFIHQGGIYPFANSLFHEIKNNYGVHTHVITTHSYSIPTFLLQLESTTKVYKDKKTGHKYRLAPTTFIHKYGSLPMHHLFVKVDDVLTNAEMMLHDYKKRYRFYIASPCSLEQDLRSAAAKYHYFELIEEFSYYPHFCTEAFPKFPSSHDQYCLDNTFLRANESRAIDLNMLQRISCFMKKFCLRIYRVKPVTKHPSGYS, encoded by the exons GTGACATATTTGCAGTTGACATCTCAAGAACATGGGAGTTCAACCCAAAGTTCCCCATCAGAAATATTTTCATCCCCAAAATGATCCTGGGTCCACCTCTTCATTTTATACGATTAGTTAACCCTTATGCCAAACATTATCTCAATGTGGATTTCAAAACTCCATTCTACTTGCTGGTAATTCCTCGAATTTTTATATGCTTGCTGTCGCTCATAAATGACTACTGTTTGTACAGAATTTGCGTTATATATGGACAAAACTTTAGAAATAGACTAAAGATTTTCGCAAGCTCCTATGTTGTTTTCGTCTACTGCTGCAGGAGTTTCTCGAACacatttgaaatgatttttttctcCATGCTCCTACTTATAGTAGCTGAATGCATGATGAAATCCGACAAAGTCATTCATCACAACGAATTTCTTAAAGAGAAATATGAGCAGGCAACGTCGGCTGTTGAAAAAGTTAAGATTTTCAAGATGTCCACACATCTTCCCAGTCATAGCTTGAACAAAGTTATAGTACTGTCTACAATTGTAGTAATAGGGATCTTCAATCGTCCTACGTTCGTAGGTTTTGCTTTCCCGCCGATATTCTTTTGGCTTCATAGAGGGTTAGGTTCAAAAGTGGTGGGTTTTAAGGATTTTCACTATAggatatttatgtttataatgtGTGGGGTTCCGACGGCGTTGTTGCTGATTCTTGTGGACTCGGGGTACTATGGGTACATAACGATGGCGGATATAGAGTCTCTGAAGGTGTCGTGGGACAACTGGGTGGTGACGCCGCTGAACTTCCTGCGGTACAACTCGGACATGCGCAACCTGACGCAGCACGGGCTGCACCCGCGCTGGCTGCACTTGGCAGTCAACGTGCCGCTGCTGTTCAACGTGCTGGGGATACTCGCCATCGTCACTCTGTCCGTCAATACCTATAG GTTTGTTCGCGGGCAATACAGCAAGTTGCCGCGAATACAGAGCATCACAGGTCTGATGTTATTCTCTCTAGTCATACCGATCGCCGCGCTCTCACTGTTTCCGCACCAGGAGGCGCGCTTCATCATTCCAGTACTCGTACCTCTCATATACCTGTTCGGAAACCACCTCCACACCAACGAGACTGACGGACCACGAACAAGAAGATTCAAAACAACGATTCGTTACACTTGGTATACATTAAACGCTCTACTTACTCTATTCTTCGGATTCATCCATCAAGGAGGCATTTACCCTTTCGCGAATAGCCTTTTCCATGAAATCAAGAACAACTATGGAGTCCACACTCATGTTATAACGACCCATAGTTACAGTATACCAACATTTCTACTCCAGTTGGAAAGTACCACGAAAGTGTACAAGGATAAGAAGACTGGACATAAGTATAGGCTTGCACCAACGACTTTTATACACAAGTATGGGTCTTTACCTATGCATCATCTATTTGTAAAGGTTGATGACGTTTTGACCAACGCTGAGATGATGTTGCATGATTACAAAAAGAGGTATAGGTTTTATATCGCATCGCCGTGCTCTTTGGAGCAGGATCTCCGGTCGGCGGCTGCAAAGTACCACTATTTTGAGCTTATCGAAGAGTTTTCCTACTACCCCCACTTTTGTACGGAAGCCTTTCCTAAATTCCCGTCGAGTCATGACCAATATTGTCTTGATAATACCTTTTTACGAGCAAATGAGTCTCGCGCTATAGATCTGAATATGTTACAAAGAATCTCGTGCTTTATGAAAAAGTTCTGTCTTAGGATTTATAGAGTTAAGCCTGTAACGAAACATCCAAGTGGTTATAGTTAA